In the genome of Nocardia terpenica, one region contains:
- a CDS encoding amino acid ABC transporter ATP-binding protein — protein sequence MIRAERVCKNFGALNVLKGISLEVSRGEVMCLVGPSGSGKSTFLRCINHLEQVNAGRLYVDDELVGYREKGGKLYELSPKDAARQRRDIGMVFQHFNLFPHRTALENIIEAPTQVKNVRKGDAVTRAKELLDRVGLADKADAYPAQLSGGQQQRVAIARALAMDPKLMLFDEPTSALDPELVGEVLGVMRELAASGMTMVVVTHEMGFAREVADQLVFIDGGVVVESGDPREVLANPKHERTQAFLSRIL from the coding sequence ATGATCCGCGCCGAGCGGGTGTGCAAGAACTTCGGCGCGCTGAACGTGCTCAAGGGCATCTCGCTGGAGGTTTCGCGCGGGGAGGTGATGTGCCTGGTCGGCCCGTCCGGCTCGGGCAAGTCGACCTTCCTGCGCTGCATCAACCATCTCGAGCAGGTCAACGCCGGGCGGTTGTACGTCGACGACGAACTGGTCGGCTATCGCGAGAAGGGCGGCAAGCTCTACGAGCTGAGCCCGAAGGACGCCGCCCGGCAGCGCCGCGACATCGGCATGGTGTTCCAGCATTTCAACCTGTTCCCGCATCGGACCGCGCTGGAGAACATCATCGAGGCGCCCACCCAGGTGAAGAACGTGCGCAAGGGCGACGCGGTCACCCGGGCCAAGGAGCTGCTGGACCGAGTGGGCCTGGCGGACAAGGCCGATGCCTATCCGGCGCAGCTGTCCGGCGGGCAGCAGCAGCGGGTCGCCATCGCGCGGGCGTTGGCCATGGACCCCAAGCTCATGCTGTTCGACGAGCCCACCTCGGCGCTGGACCCGGAGCTGGTCGGCGAGGTGCTCGGCGTCATGCGCGAGCTGGCCGCCTCCGGCATGACCATGGTCGTGGTCACCCACGAGATGGGCTTCGCCCGCGAGGTCGCCGATCAGCTGGTGTTCATTGACGGCGGCGTCGTGGTGGAGTCGGGCGACCCCCGCGAGGTGCTGGCCAATCCGAAACACGAACGCACCCAGGCGTTCCTGTCGCGGATCCTCTGA
- a CDS encoding ABC transporter substrate-binding protein, protein MSVRSGARRKFLRAACTLAGGALVLAGCTTNTETNAPTVSKVPVAKVDSLAAKLPDKIKQAGKLVVGVNVPYQPNEYRDPNTGKIVGFDIDLMDAVGQVLGVKTDYQQADFEKIIPAIQAGTFDLGMSSFTDNKEREKTVDFVDYFSAGIQWAQSKGKPVDPNNACGKKVAVQRTTTEDTDEVPAKSKACKDAGKPEITKVAFDEQSAAATALVLGQVDAMSADSPVAAYAIKQNKDKIEAAGPVFEAEPYGWPVPKDSPLGPVLQQAVQHLMDSGEYRKICENWGVQDGAITTSVINGAKG, encoded by the coding sequence CGGCGGTGCGCTGGTGCTGGCGGGGTGTACCACCAACACCGAGACCAACGCACCGACGGTGTCCAAGGTTCCTGTGGCGAAGGTCGACTCGCTCGCCGCGAAGCTACCGGACAAGATCAAGCAGGCGGGCAAGCTGGTCGTCGGTGTCAACGTCCCGTATCAGCCCAACGAGTACCGGGATCCGAACACCGGCAAGATCGTCGGCTTCGACATCGATCTGATGGACGCGGTGGGTCAGGTACTGGGCGTCAAGACCGATTACCAGCAGGCCGATTTCGAGAAGATCATCCCGGCGATCCAGGCCGGCACCTTCGACCTGGGCATGTCGTCGTTCACCGACAACAAGGAGCGGGAGAAGACCGTCGACTTCGTCGACTACTTCTCCGCGGGTATCCAGTGGGCGCAGTCGAAGGGCAAGCCCGTCGACCCGAACAACGCCTGCGGCAAGAAGGTCGCCGTGCAGCGCACCACCACCGAGGACACCGACGAGGTCCCGGCCAAGAGCAAGGCGTGCAAGGACGCCGGTAAGCCCGAGATCACCAAGGTGGCCTTCGACGAGCAGAGCGCCGCGGCCACCGCGCTGGTGCTCGGCCAGGTCGACGCCATGTCCGCCGACTCCCCGGTGGCCGCGTACGCCATCAAGCAGAACAAGGACAAGATCGAGGCCGCGGGCCCGGTGTTCGAGGCCGAGCCGTACGGCTGGCCGGTGCCGAAGGACTCGCCGCTGGGACCGGTTCTGCAACAGGCGGTCCAGCACCTGATGGACTCCGGTGAGTACCGGAAGATCTGCGAGAACTGGGGTGTCCAGGACGGCGCGATCACCACGTCGGTCATCAACGGAGCCAAAGGCTGA
- a CDS encoding LysR family transcriptional regulator, translating to MELRQLRYLVTVVEEASFTRAAARLHLAQPGLSAQIRQLERELGQPLLDRSGRSVTPTAAGAAVLPHARAALAAAQRISHTVDEFTGLLRGHVRIGLISGAATEEFDVAGVLAAFHHDHPQVGISLTEDTTDRMLAALSRGELDIALIGLTGAELDPGLGIDVVLDVRVDAVVATANREFGDRTTLSELRDRPLLCLPRGTGIRGMFERACAAAGFAPRIDFEAAAPALLVRLAAAGLGVAVVPELSPDQAAAAGVRVVAVEEPELRGRLALVWRADRQASPAAKVLLGQLRIALGHGDSPVP from the coding sequence CACCTGGCACAGCCCGGTCTGAGCGCCCAGATCCGGCAGCTGGAACGGGAATTGGGGCAGCCGCTGCTGGATCGGTCCGGCCGCTCGGTCACCCCCACCGCCGCCGGGGCCGCGGTGCTGCCGCATGCCCGCGCGGCCCTGGCGGCGGCGCAACGGATTTCGCACACGGTCGACGAGTTCACCGGGCTGCTGCGCGGCCACGTGCGCATCGGGCTCATCTCCGGCGCGGCCACCGAGGAATTCGATGTGGCCGGGGTGCTGGCGGCCTTCCACCACGACCACCCCCAGGTCGGCATCAGCCTCACCGAGGACACCACCGACCGGATGCTCGCCGCCCTGTCCCGCGGCGAGCTCGATATCGCCCTGATCGGGCTCACCGGTGCGGAGCTCGACCCCGGCCTCGGCATCGATGTGGTGCTCGATGTCCGCGTCGATGCCGTCGTCGCCACCGCCAACCGCGAATTCGGCGACCGCACAACGCTGTCCGAGCTGCGCGACCGCCCGCTGCTGTGCCTGCCCCGCGGCACCGGCATCCGCGGCATGTTCGAACGCGCCTGCGCCGCCGCCGGTTTCGCACCGCGCATCGACTTCGAGGCGGCCGCCCCCGCGCTGCTCGTCCGGCTCGCGGCCGCCGGTCTCGGCGTCGCGGTCGTCCCCGAGCTGTCGCCGGATCAGGCCGCGGCCGCCGGGGTGCGCGTGGTCGCCGTCGAGGAGCCCGAACTCCGCGGCCGACTGGCCCTGGTGTGGCGCGCGGACCGCCAGGCATCGCCCGCCGCCAAGGTCCTGCTCGGTCAGCTCCGAATCGCCCTGGGCCACGGCGACTCCCCCGTGCCCTGA
- a CDS encoding amino acid ABC transporter permease: MSSHDPSPTSDPVPIKAVPLRHPGRWVAAVIILALVALFVYGAATNAAYRWDTYAKYLLDTRIASGVLVTLELTVLAMIIGVVLGVMLAVMRLSPNPVLRSVSWVYLWIFRGTPVYVQLVFWGLFPSLYKTMDFGIPFGGPHFVHIDVQSLSSPFLFAVVGLALNEAAYMAEIVRAGINSVGEGQREASIALGMSWGQTMRRTVLPQAMRVIIPPTGNELISMLKTTSLAAAIPLTIDVYGVARDIYGVNFQPIPLLLVAATWYLLVTSVLMVGQFYLERYFSRGATRNLSSKQLRALANAQISEVGK; the protein is encoded by the coding sequence GTGAGTTCGCACGACCCTTCCCCGACCTCCGACCCCGTCCCGATCAAGGCGGTGCCGCTGCGGCATCCGGGCCGCTGGGTGGCCGCCGTCATCATCCTCGCGTTGGTCGCGCTGTTCGTCTACGGCGCGGCCACCAATGCGGCCTACCGCTGGGACACCTACGCGAAATATCTGCTCGACACCCGGATCGCCAGCGGCGTCCTGGTCACTCTCGAACTCACCGTGCTGGCCATGATCATCGGCGTGGTGCTGGGCGTGATGCTGGCGGTGATGCGCCTGTCGCCCAACCCGGTGCTGCGCTCGGTGTCGTGGGTGTATCTGTGGATCTTCCGCGGCACCCCGGTCTACGTGCAGCTGGTGTTCTGGGGCCTGTTCCCGTCGCTGTACAAGACGATGGACTTCGGAATCCCGTTCGGCGGACCGCATTTCGTGCACATCGACGTGCAGAGCCTGTCGTCGCCGTTCCTGTTCGCGGTCGTCGGCCTGGCGCTCAACGAGGCCGCCTACATGGCCGAGATCGTCCGTGCCGGAATCAATTCCGTCGGTGAGGGGCAGCGGGAGGCATCGATCGCCCTGGGCATGTCGTGGGGGCAGACGATGCGCCGCACGGTGCTGCCGCAGGCGATGCGGGTGATCATCCCGCCGACCGGCAACGAGCTGATCAGCATGCTGAAGACGACGTCGCTGGCGGCCGCCATTCCGCTGACCATCGACGTCTACGGTGTGGCCCGCGACATCTACGGCGTGAACTTCCAGCCGATTCCGCTGCTGCTGGTCGCCGCGACCTGGTACCTGCTGGTCACCAGCGTGCTCATGGTGGGCCAGTTCTACCTGGAGCGGTACTTCTCCCGCGGGGCGACCCGTAACCTGTCCAGTAAGCAGCTGCGCGCGCTGGCCAACGCACAGATCTCGGAGGTGGGCAAATGA